One window from the genome of Clarias gariepinus isolate MV-2021 ecotype Netherlands chromosome 15, CGAR_prim_01v2, whole genome shotgun sequence encodes:
- the elovl1b gene encoding elongation of very long chain fatty acids protein 1b: MLETVKDRVLEMYDKILAGRDPRLRGYLLMDSPVNMTAILLGYLFFALYAGPRIMANRKPFELKGAMIFYNFCLVFLSSFIVYEFLMSGWLTGYTWRCDPCDYSDSPQGLRMVRVAWLFLFSKFIELLDTVFFVLRKKHSQITFLHIFHHSFMPWTWWWGVSYVPGGMGSFHAMVNSVVHVIMYFYYGLSAAGPRFQKYLWWKKYMTAIQLVQFVLVSLHATQYYFMSSCDYQVPVILHLIWMYGTFFFILFSNFWYQAYVKGKRLPKSTEQSSQKGKAKAVQSNGKARLVANGETVMTNGNSVHHENGLTNGKKHYENGSAHNGKMKKA, from the exons ACCCACGGCTGAGGGGCTACCTGCTGATGGACAGTCCGGTCAACATGACGGCCATTCTGCTCGGCTATCTCTTCTTCGCACTGTACGCAGGCCCTCGGATAATGGCCAACCGCAAGCCCTTCGAGCTGAAAGGCGCTATGATTTTCTACAACTTTTGCTTGGTTTTTCTGTCTAGCTTCATTGTATATGAG TTCTTGATGTCAGGTTGGCTTACAGGATATACATGGAGATGTGACCCTTGTGATTACTCCGACAGTCCTCAAGGACTCCGG ATGGTCAGAGTGGCCTGGTTGTTTCTCTTCTCAAAGTTCATCGAACTCTTAGACACT GTGTTTTTCGTGCTTCGTAAAAAACACAGTCAGATTACGTTCCTTCACATCTTCCACCACTCCTTCATGCCCTGGACCTGGTGGTGGGGGGTCAGCTATGTTCCTG GTGGAATGGGCTCATTTCATGCCATGGTTAACTCGGTCGTCCACGTCATCATGTACTTCTACTACGGCCTCTCGGCTGCAGGACCTCGCTTCCAGAAGTACCTCTGGTGGAAGAAATACATGACCGCCATCCAGctg GTGCAGTTTGTGCTGGTGTCGCTTCACGCTACCCAGTATTACTTCATGTCCAGCTGCGATTACCAGGTACCGGTGATCCTTCACCTCATCTGGATGTACGGCACCTTCTTCTTCATCCTTTTCTCCAACTTCTGGTACCAGGCCTATGTGAAAGGCAAGAGGCTGCCCAAGAGTACCGAACAGTCGAGTCAGAAAGGCAAGGCCAAAGCGGTTCAGTCCAACGGCAAGGCCAGACTCGTCGCTAACGGAGAAACAGTCATGACTAACGGCAACAGCGTACATCACGAAAACGGCCTGACCAATGGAAAGAAGCACTATGAGAACGGAAGTGCACACAATGGTAAGATGAAGAAAGCCTAA
- the zfyve9b gene encoding zinc finger FYVE domain-containing protein 9: MRQAVSATLSVWGERRLGYTTLNDSREALLEDSCLMPGLKEDSVVEEKELADGEQEEQEAMVGSSPSTPPALSHGDGAGLEHPETHMLPSALKSDSNSGRRGSVNISAPENGSATVRRGSLGALLVQRCSSLGSTAPQWVPDSQAPACMKCGSRFSFTKRRHHCRACGKVFCVVCCDLRFRLTHLGGKEGRVCVTCHATLINKILRKEQKKVWFADSVLSKNEMSSANTTPTHRDSMQTHPPAAAHVVSADLSEMPNSPCLEHQEVVNSPKGSSAKPLPHKGLPPILTSTGVKGDYTVEEKRTETSLLEELEQGQTEPLVFVLNANLLAMVKIVSYVNRRCWCVTSKGMHAVGQPEVVVLLQCLPEEKRFPTDIFNHFIQIYWDAQTAGKLLNHLSHSLATRGFLDSEEHAGFLYVRPTLQSLDGLPLPPQPFLFGLLILRAESPWARAFPLRLMLRLGAEYRFYPCPLFSVRFREPLFGQINNSIMRLLVDFRFYRYTLPVVTGLMVDLEARSTCITVPKSRHADLLKVLSKSNEKLLAMGACFNERADSHLICVQTADGQYQTQAISIHSQPRRITGSCFFVFSGALKASSGYLAKSSIVEDGLLVQVTMETMLELRRALRDMRDYTLTCGKLHQSDRQEYVHIRWQDEEPRFNKGIISPIDGKSMESITCIKAHQRLEYRASGKVIRWTEVFFLQREEPSNGPSSYANHNRLTERLARAFCLALCNSLSLLKEDGMTKLALRVTLDGQKMEFLAGSNGQPLPLHYQDSLNQSLSAVVLSVCQRHGHAALQLELIFYILEDIA; the protein is encoded by the exons ATGAGGCAAGCGGTGAGCGCTACACTCTCTGTCTGGGGTGAGAGGCGCTTGGGTTACACCACTCTGAACGACTCCAGGGAGGCGCTCCTGGAGGACAGCTGCCTGATGCCTGGGCTCAAAGAGGACTCCGTAGTGGAAGAGAAGGAGCTGGCAGATGGTGAGCAGGAGGAACAGGAGGCAATGGTGGGATCCTCACCGTCCACACCTCCAGCACTGAGCCACGGTGACGGAGCTGGACTGGAACACCCGGAGACGCACATGCTGCCCTCGGCCCTCAAATCCGATTCTAATTCGGGCCGTAGAGGCAGTGTGAACATAAGCGCCCCCGAGAATGGATCTGCTACCGTCAGAAGGGGGTCCCTTGGTGCCCTGCTTGTGCAGCGTTGCAGTTCTCTGGGCTCTACAGCTCCACAGTGGGTCCCAGATTCTCAGGCACCGGCGTGTATGAAATGTGGCTCCAGATTCTCCTTCACGAAGAGGAGGCACCACTGCAGAGCCTGCGGGAAG GTGTTCTGTGTGGTCTGCTGTGACTTGAGATTCAGGTTGACTCACCTGGGTGGAAAAGAGGGTCGGGTCTGTGTCACCTGTCACGCTACTCTTATTAACA AGATTCTTCGCAAGGAACAAAAGAAAGTATGGTTTGCTGACAGCGTTTTATCCAAAAATGAGATGTCTAGTGCCAACACTACTCCAACCCACAGAGATTCGATGCAGACACATCCTCCTGCAGCGGCTCATGTGGTATCTGCAGACCTGTCT GAAATGCCAAACTCTCCTTGTTTGGAGCATCAGGAAGTGGTGAACAGTCCCAAAGGGAGCTCAGCTAAGCCCTTACCACATAAAGGGCTTCCCCCTATCCTCACCTCTACTGGTGTTAAAGGAG ATTACACAGTGGAGGAAAAGCGGACGGAGACTTCGTTGCTCGAAGAGCTGGAGCAAGGCCAGACCGAGCCGCTGGTTTTTGTCCTCAACGCCAACCTACTGGCAATGGTGAAGATCGTCAGCT atgTTAACCGGAGGTGCTGGTGTGTGACGTCTAAAGGCATGCACGCCGTGGGTCAGCCAGAAGTAGTCGTGCTATTACAGTGTTTACCAGAAGAAAAGAGATTCCCCACAGACATCTTTAATCACTTTATTCAAATCTACTGGGACGCACAGACAG CTGGAAAGCTCTTGAATCATCTGAGTCACTCTTTGGCCACTCGAGGCTTTCTGGACAGCGAGGAGCACGCTGGATTTCTCTACGTACGTCCGACGTTACAGTCTCTGGACGGCCTGCCGCTGCCCCCTCAGCCCTTCCTGTTCGGCTTGCTCATTCTTCGGGCTGAGAGTCCCTGGGCCAGGGCGTTCCCCCTGCGCCTCATGCTACGCTTAGGAGCCGAGTATAGAT TTTATCCCTGTCCTCTGTTCAGTGTACGATTCAGAGAGCCGCTTTTCGGTCAGATCAACAACAGCATCATGAGGCTCCTCGTG gATTTCCGTTTTTACCGTTACACGTTGCCGGTAGTGACGGGTCTCATGGTTGATTTGGAGGCGCGGAGCACGTGCATCACAGTCCCTAAAAGCCGTCATGCTGAC CTGCTGAAGGTGCTGAGTAAGTCGAATGAGAAACTGCTGGCGATGGGCGCTTGCTTTAATGAGCGTGCCGACTCCCACCTCATCTGTGTGCAGACTGCAGATGGACAGTACCAGACTCAGGCAATCAGCATCCACAGCCAGCCTCGCAGAA TTACAGGCTCCTGTTTTTTTGTATTCAGTGGTGCACTGAAGGCTTCATCAGGATACCTGGCCAAATCCAGCATTGTCGAAG ATGGATTGTTGGTTCAAGTGACTATGGAAACAATGCTGGAGTTACGGCGAGCTCTTCGAGACATGAGGGACTACACCCTGACCTGTGGAAAACTCCACcaatcagacagacaggaatATGTGCACATTCGGTGGCAGGATGAAGAACCACGTTTTAATAAGGG CATAATCAGCCCTATTGATGGAAAGTCCATGGAATCAATTACATGTATAAAGGCTCACCAGAGATTAGAGTATCGAGCCAGTGGAAAGGTCATACGTTGGACAGAG GTGTTCTTTCTCCAGAGGGAGGAGCCGTCAAACGGCCCGAGCAGTTACGCCAATCATAACCGTCTGACGGAGCGACTGGCGCGAGCGTTCTGCCTGGCACTGTGCAATTCTCTTAGCCTGCTGAAAGAGGATGGTATGACCAAATTAGCACTGCGGGTCACACTGGATGGACAGAAG ATGGAGTTCCTGGCAGGCAGTAACGGCCAGCCTCTGCCGCTGCACTACCAGGACAGTCTGAACCAGTCCCTAAGTGCGGTTGTACTGAGCGTGTGCCAGCGACACGGACACGCAGCTCTTCAGCTCGAGCTCATTTTTTACATCCTAGAGGACATAGCGTAG
- the btf3l4 gene encoding transcription factor BTF3 homolog 4 has product MNQEKLAKLQAQVRIGGKGTARRKKKVVHRTATADDKKLQSSLKKLAVNNIAGIEEVNMIKDDGTVIHFNNPKVQASLSANTFAITGHAETKQLTEMLPGILSQLGADSLKSLRKLAEQFPRQVLDNKAPKAEDIDEEDDDVPDLVENFDEASKNEAN; this is encoded by the exons ATGAATCAAGAAAAACTGGCTAAACTTCAAGCCCAAGTCCGAATAGGGGGCAAG ggTACAGCACGTAGGAAGAAGAAGGTTGTCCACAGAACGGCGACAGCAGATGACAAAAAACTTCAGAGCTCGTTAAAGAAACTTGCTGTGAACAACATTGCAGGAATTGAGGAG GTGAACATGATAAAAGACGATGGCACAGTGATCCACTTCAATAACCCCAAAGTGCAGGCGTCTTTGTCCGCAAACACGTTCGCCATCACGGGCCATGCAGAGACCAAGCAGCTGACAGAGATGCTCCCCGGCATCCTCAGCCAACTCGGTGCAGACAGTCTCAAGAGTCTGCGTAAACTTGCTGAGCAGTTCCCCAGACAAG TTCTTGACAACAAAGCCCCCAAAGCAGAAGATATCGATGAAGAggatgatgatgtcccag ATCTGGTAGAGAACTTCGACGAAGCATCGAAGAATGAGGCTAACTGA
- the ptgfr gene encoding prostaglandin F2-alpha receptor, whose translation MSYNGTAKTECLKPSTMSNESCHIKNISVTSSVITMTVGIVSNTLALFILLNAYRRLRMKSKASFLLFASGLVLTDFLGHLINGSLALYVYALNKEWERFDPKQILCGFFGVCMSFFGLSPLLLGGIMAVERCIGVTRPLFHTTALTSYHANRLLALSWILALFVALLPVLVCRPYQVQGSRSWCFYRLMGVRDWLDTLLPMIFSVLGLLALLVSFVCNTVTGLTLLWNRIHREHNYHCSRRSSLHSEMICQLLAIMMVSCVCWGPFLVTIIITSLQEKGEDAYLLLTVRLATWNQILDPWVYILLRKAVLKRLCLLAKRFHSPRTKHGPQISWRFSALGSSVEASSSVSSRPDIICLDGSYLPDNLNYM comes from the exons ATGTCTTACAATGGGACTGCCAAAACAGAATGTTTGAAACCAAGCACTATGTCTAATGAGAGCTGTCACATAAAAAACATCTCTGTCACCTCCTCTGTAATAACCATGACGGTGGGGATCGTCTCCAATACCCTGGCTCTCTTCATTCTTCTCAATGCCTACCGGAGACTCCGCATGAAGTCCAAAGCTTCTTTCTTGCTCTTTGCAAGTGGGCTGGTGTTGACTGACTTCCTGGGACATCTTATAAATGGCTCTCTGGCTCTTTATGTGTATGCCTTGAACAAAGAGTGGGAAAGATTCGACCCCAAGCAGattctttgtgggttttttggTGTTTGTATGTCTTTTTTTGGTCTGAGTCCCCTGCTGCTTGGAGGTATCATGGCTGTGGAGCGCTGCATTGGAGTGACTCGGCCACTCTTTCACACCACAGCTCTGACCTCCTATCACGCAAACCGGCTCCTGGCTCTTAGCTGGATCCTGGCCCTGTTCGTGGCTCTGCTGCCAGTGTTAGTGTGCCGCCCATACCAGGTACAGGGTTCCCGAAGCTGGTGTTTCTATCGGTTAATGGGGGTGCGTGACTGGTTGGATACGCTCCTCCCCATGATCTTTTCTGTACTGGGATTGCTGGCTCTGCTGGTCTCATTCGTGTGTAACACTGTGACTGGATTAACTCTACTGTGGAACAGAATACATCGTGAGCACAACTACCATTGCTCTCGCAGAAGTTCTCTCCATTCTGAAATGATTTGCCAGCTCCTTGCTATAATGATGGTATCGTGTGTTTGTTGGGGTCCTTTTCTG GTTACAATCATAATCACAAGCTTGCAAGAGAAAGGTGAAGACGCATACCTGTTGTTGACTGTACGACTGGCCACATGGAACCAGATTCTTGACCCGTGGGTGTACATACTTCTGCGCAAGGCTGTTTTGAAGCGTCTTTGCCTGCTGGCAAAGAGATTCCACAGTCCACGTACAAAACATGGACCACAAATTAGTTGGAGGTTTAGTGCTCTGGGGAGCTCTGTGGAGGCAAGCAGCTCTGTTAGCAGCAGACCAGACATCATTTGCTTGGACGGCTCGTACCTGCCAGACAATCTTAATTACATGTAA